GTTAGCTacctttttcctctgtgtgttgaTCAACAAATGCATGACAGCAGAGTAAACTTGTTTGATATATATGTAattttatatacacacacacatatatatacacacacatatatatgtatatatacacacacacacacacacatacatacatagcttaccagtcaaaagtttagATATACCTttttggacacaccttctcatgtAATACGTTGAATCAATTAATTTATCAATTAAGGCCGTCATTGTTGGAACAGTGAAGATAAAAGAAGTGTTGTCTGGTTTCAATGAAGTGTGTTATACAACAAGAAAATCACTCTTTCTGCAAAGGAAGTCTGGCTGATTTGGTGAGGCTGTTTACAACATAGCACAAAAAGTAGGGAAATTTGTGTTTCAAAGATTATTCCTCTGTTGtaacaatacaataaatcttaaaatcttACACCGTTGGAAAgcctgtttatttcccttttaaattGTACCACATTTGTAAGGAACATATATTTGTGGGATAAGCAGCACAGCTGGGCATGTGGGTCGTGCCGCTGAAAACTTGGCCAAATCTTCTTTGCAAAACAGCTTATTCTGCTATTGACtcttgctttgtgttgtttggtgGATTGGATGACTGAAGTCTTAATTTCACAAGAGATTAATTCAACCAACAGTGACCTCAGTAGCATGTGATGCCGCAACAGCCTGTCATGTTCTCCTCATGCTGGTCACCAGCCTGGTCACAGACTGCTGCAGGATGGCATGTCATTCTTCAACCATTTATTGCATGTCAACCAACGTGGTTGTGTTGGTCACCCTGGCACGAACAGCAAACCCAAGCTGATCCCACAAGTGTTCAATGAGGTTGAGATCAAGACTGCTGGCAGGACATTCCATCCTCTCCACTCCCAAATTCTGCAGGTAgtcggtttgtgtgtgttttggtcatTCGATTTTCCTTTCACAAAAGGGTATTTAATAAACCAAAAAATAGTAGTtacttgattttcattttgatatacAAAAATTGAAATACACAgcgtttttttcttcatgatcAAAAGGGGAtgagtgaaatttaaaaaatgattcgATTTTCTATATCatatcacaaaaaataaaatcactagaaTACAGAAACGGAAAAGAGGCTTGTTTTTTATATTCTGAGACCggatgttgtcatttacagGACAGTGCTGTGTAGAAGAAACTGTAGGCTAGTAGGATACGTGGGTGTTTGAAcctacatttgaaataaaaatgtcttacaTTAAAGTGGTTGATGAGCCcatgatgaataataaatacttAATATCAAGTATCTTTACTGCACCAGTGTGGagaaatgccaaaataaaagtcccatATTTATGCCTCCAGATTGCAAATTTTACCATATTTGAGgtgatgtaaaaacacattGCTCAATATTTCCTGGCTACTGATGGTATATTTGACTTTTACACATGTAAGACTACAACTGTACTTGCTATCAAGCATTTTAACTGGACCAATGTGGAGACattcaaatgacattaaatgtcCCATCTTTCTACCTTGAGATTGCATATTTGACGGTATTTGAGCTATTGTAAAAACACTATGCTCAATAATTCCTGGCTATggatgatatttttgacttctATACATATAAGACTACACGCATACTTAATATCAAGCATTTTTACTGCACCAGTGTGGAGAAATTAAACCATAAATGTTCCATATTTGAATCTCCATGTGgcatattttcatatatttgaGCCACTGTAAAGACACTTTGCTTGATAATTCCTGGCTACGGATGGTATATTTGACTTCTACACATCTAACTGTGCATTCAGATCAAAAGCACACATAGAGTGAATTATGCCTTCTCTCCCCTGACCACTCCACCTATGTTGCTTATGTCGCTTTTGTCACTCTGTTCGTTCTTGCCTCTAAATTTAAGGGGCCCGCAAACCACTTGCGTTAAACACCACCATGGTCCCATAAGGTGCCAAAAGGTGGCTCTCTGTAAGGTTTCAACTAGTTCATTGCAAGCCCAGCAGCCAACTAACTATAAGTTGACCATCCTCTGGGTCTCAGCATAGGGAATTCctgataaataaatgttttaatgttgactGACAGTGTTGGGGGGGTCTACTTTTCTATGGCGtaacatgaatatatttatcttagaataaataattgtatttattttatatggAATCAAAGAAATAAGttaacagcaaaatgaaaacatatttatttttcagattgataaaatgtgtctgtaaaataaagtaCTTCAGTACATGTGTTTAGTGGAGACGTGTTGctattacatttattatgtgACAGTAAGACTTGATTTGTTGTGTGGTGTCCCCTCGTGTTTGTAAATGAACCCTGAAACGATGGCGTCAAAACTGACTACAGAGTTGAGTCAACAACCAGTCTGACACAGCAAGATTTCTTACTTCTGCAGTGGTGGTTACTCTGtttaacattacattaatgtaaatgtttgagttGATATCctgttctctctttttataGGCAGTAACTCAATGTATATTTTACTTTCTTCCATCACTGGGTTTTTGGTATATGAGCAAGAATGCTGTCCTTTAAATTGGAATAAATCTTAACACCCATTAAAAATCAATCTGAATTTAACCCCTTATGGTGTGTAGTGATTTTGCAATTCCTCAACAACTTAAGCTTGGAAAAGTTTTGACTGGACAAAAACAAGCCACAAGGGAGGTATAAGGGGAGTGAACAgggcaacacaaacacaacctggAGACTACATAATGCTGCAACAGTGGAGATCTTCCTTGTAGTTGGTGGATGTTACAGAAAGAGTCAAAGTAGctgttgctgttattgttttgttcactAGTTTTCTAACATGATGTGAAAACTTAACCTCTATCACCTTCATTGGTCTATTTAATGATTTGTACAATCATCACATTGTCAGGAACTGATCGCTGATGCATGGATTTACTTAGAGTTGAGTGCTTATCAAAGTCTGAATATGTATGTATAACATTAACTTCTTTAGCTCTTATTGTTGCTACTTCCACAATGACTAACTAAttaacttacttacttattgATTCTGGGATACACAGTGATATTTATAACTGGAAGAGCcgcatgtttgtgttgtggttaTCTTGACTTAACGTGATTTTTGATACTAGGACTGCCGTTGGTTGTGCCATTCACAGCACTGCTGTTCTTTCAGGTTGATGGAAAACTACACATACAACAGTGACACACTCCAGCTGGAAGGGTTAAATGTTTCAGAGGATTTTACATACcccttgtttctctttctcttcttctcctacTTGTTCATAATTGTTGTAAATTTAAGCATTGCTGTTCTGGTTTTCATTGACAAAAACCTTCACCAGCCGATGTATCTCCTGTTTTGCAACCTCTCAGTTAATGACATACTAGGAAACTCTTTTCTGCCCCGTTTGCTTGTAAACATGTTGCTGCCTCCATCTGAGCGCCTCATCAGTTATTATGAATGTGTAGTTCAAGCCTTCACCATACATGTGTGCAATACCTGCTCTCACACTGTGCTCATGATTATGGCCTTTGACAGATATGTGGCCATCTGCAATCCTCTTCGCTATGCTGTCATAATGACCAACAAAATGCTGATCAAGCTGACAGTTTCTGCCTGGGGAGTGGCCTTTGTTCTGGTCGGGATTCTTCTCGGTCTGACCATACGGCTGAACCGATGCAGGACGATGATAATAGGTTTATACTGTAACAATGCATCTTTATTCAAACTCTCCTGTGAGAATGTGTTCATTAATAATATCTACGGCCTCACTTTTACTATAGTCCTGTTCACCTCTTCTATAGGCACCATGGTTCTCACTTACACAAAGATTACAGTTGTCTGTCTGAACAGTAAGAACAAGTCTTTGAACAGCAAAGCTTTGAAGACCTGCAGCACTCATCTGGCTGTGTATCTGATCATGTTGCTCAGTGGATTTTCCATAATTATTCTGCATCGCTTCCCTCAGTACTCAGACTACAGAAAATTTGCTACTATTTTGTATCACATCATCCCCAGCAGCCTTAACCCCATTATTTATGGCATGCAGTCCAAAGAGATACGGAGGTTTTTATCCAAGTCCAAGAAGGTTTTGCCTGTAAAGACGTCTTAAAAGTGTTCTGCTTGTATTGTTCTTGGGACATTATTTTCCTATTCAAGAGGATGACTTTGGTTTGGTGAAATATACAAATTAAAAGAACTTGagatgaatcacatttttttctttattatccTTAATATGATCCATGGCTACCCTTTTTCActatgtgttgaaatgcaaattAATGAATGCAAAGTAATCTTATTTGATGAACCATGGCCATACCTTGTTCGATAAAATGattaagatatatatataagagCTCTGCTTTTAGcatattatattaataataaaatgtgtaatgATTGTTGTCATGATTACAACAAAGTTACAGTGAAGTTATAATGAAGTCATAAAAATTAGAAACAGTTACAAAATTGAATGAAGAGATTAATCAGACAAAACTTAATACACAAGATGAAGTGGGGCATGGTTAAGATTTCAcgagaaaaaagaggaacaacagTCAATTAGTATGTCATTGTGCTACTGGAATCGGTGGCATGGTCTTTCAAGGAAGGAAGTAGAATCTCCCTCTTAATCAACAGATGGCCAGCTGATGGAGTATTAAAAACAatgctcttcctctgctctcctacCTTGGATTAACCTACAAGACGGAGCATGTGAGCAGCCCATCATCGCAGAATGCAATTCAAGAGATTCGCAGTTGGATCTAAGGTTAGCAGAGCACAAGGAAGACTAACCATTTTTACCAACCAACTGTGGGTTATAATTTTGACATTAGAGTTATTCTATTCACTCTGCTGGCATGAATTTTGGACTTTGAGGAAATTTGGGGACCTTGGACCGGGTCATGAGTTACCGCAAGGATTTGGACTTTCAGTAGGAAGGGAAATGCGTACCAGATGGCTTTGCCCTTGCAATCTCTACTACATCTAAATATTTAAACCAAGCCtcagctccatccatccatccattgtctgtaaccgctttatcccttttatggggttgcagggttttttgttggagccaatcccagctgtctctgggcgagggcgGGGTACACCCTAaacaagtcgccagctcatcgcagggccctcactgatggcagatgcCACCATGAAAGGTGCCAACCGCACATCAgaagcaatttggggttcagtatcttgctcaaggacacttcgacatgcatCTCAGCTGcgatttgaaccagcgaccttctgatcacAGGCCAGCCTGCTCTatccactgagctacagccgccccagcCTCAGCTCTTTTAGATTAATTTTTTTGATATATACTAAAATGTGATCTTTATCGATAGGTATTCTTGATAATGATTGATAGTAATTGAGTAAAAGTAGAAGTTGTGAACATTTCACTTCTCTTTGATGAGagaaaaagtaagtaaaaataTGGGGGTTTTTTCTAGGGAGTTTGGATGAGTTAGCTGCCCGTGACAACAGTGCTTCCCTCGAGGAGCTTTTTTCTTTAGCCATACGGCTAGATAATAGGttaagagagagacacagggagaggCCATTAGCATTGTGACAGCCATTCCCCAATCCAGAAGACTGATGTTTGCGAACACCTCTGACACATCTTCAGCCCCTCCTGCCCAAGTGGAGGAACCTATGCAGCTTGGTCGGATGCGCCTCACCCCAGCAGAGTGCTAGTGCAGGTTCCAGGAGGGACTGTGTCTTTACTGTGGGAAGAACGGTCACGTCATCTCCCACTGTCCTCAGCAACCTCTCTTATCTAGCTCCAAGGTAAGTGCTCATGGCCTCAATGACCACTCTGCAAGAATTAATTGACTCTGGTGCTGAAACGATGCTTCATAGACTCCAAAACTGTTACTTATGCCCATACTCCCACACTCGTTTTCTAGTCTCCAAAAGATGTCTTTGCTTTGGACAGCTGACTTCTTGCTCAAGTAACAAGACGGACAATCCCGCTGACCCTTCTCCTGTCTGCATAATCTCCATATTGACTGGTCTAGTTACCCCTCCTGCAACTCCTCGGCACCAGCCATTCTGGAACCAACTGACCTTTTCTTCAGTTCTCTCAGAGTATCATGACCTGAGTGACGTGCTTAGTAAAGACTGTCCTCTCTCACTACCTCCTCACAGACCTTATGACTGCTCTTTTGACCTGCTTCCTGGTGCCACTCTTCCCTGGAGTCAACTCTATCACCCACCCAGAACAGGACGCCATGGAAACCTACATTAATGACTCCCATGTTTCCGGACTCATCTGCCTGTTCTTCGCCAGTAGACAAAGACGGAAGCATCTCTCCATCCTTGCATTGTTTACTAAGGATAAAAGACATTACTATTGAATACAAATACCCACTGCCCCTCATCAACTCTACTTTCGGACCACTCCATCAAGCCACCATCTTCTCAAGATTGAATCTACGCAATGTGTATCACTTGGTGCATATTCGCAAGAAGGAAGGCAGGATGAGTGGAAGATGGCCTTCAAGATGCCCCTGGGCCACTTCGAGTACCTGATCATGCCCTGGTCTCACCAGTGCACCCACTGTTTTCCACAACTTCATCAAAGACATTTGCTGCGACATGCTGAACTGATACGTGTTCGTGTACTTAGATGACTTCCTTATCTTTTCCCGGAGCCAGGAGGAGCATGTTCAGCACTGGTTGGTGCTCTAATGTCTACTGGAAAACAGGCTGCATGttaaggtggaaaaaaaaatcattttcatactACCCCTTTGGACTTTCTGGGATTTATTATTGAGCATGGACAATGGAGGATGGAGCCCTCCAAGGTGCAGGTATTTTCTGGGGTTTGCCAATTTCTACAGACGTTTCATTCATGTTTACAGCTTTGTGGTTGCCCCTCTCTTCCAGCTCACCTCCACCAAGCTCCCTTTTCTGTGGTCACCCTAAGTCGAAGGGACCCGGCTGAAGACAATATTCTCCACTGCTCCAGTTCTCTCCCAATGAATCAAGCCTCCAgtttgtggtggaggtggatgcCACCGACACTGGAGTTGGAGCAGTGCCATCATAGCGTTTGCTGGTAAACCAGAAGCTTCATCCCTGCGCCTTCTTCTTAAGTTGTCTCACCCCAGCTGAGTGAAATTACAATATGGGTAACCGAGAGCTACTAGCTGTTGGACTTGTCCTCCAGGAATGGAGGATCCTCGAGAATCCTCGTTTGGACTGACCTTAAGAACCTCACCTTACTGCGCTTAGCCTAATGACTGGCCGTCAATTTACTTTGACACCAAGGAGTTCGTCACTGCCTGGTACATCTGTGCCCATGGTAAAGCATCACATCATGCCCCTGCTGGTCTGTTACGACTGGCGTGTCGGTCAGCCTGTCCTTGGGATATCACTCCCAATCCAACAGGCAGACATAGCGGGCAAACCAGGACTTAGAGTCTGGACTGCGCTGTGTTTCCACCCAGCATACCGTCTCCTGGGTTGAATATGCACGGGACCACCTGAAGAGATGTCGCAGGATTTGGCAAGTGGCTGGCTCTGCAATCCTCTGTTCCACTGGGCAACACTGCACACCAGTCCCTACATACGTCCTGGGTCAGAAGGTTTGGCTCTACACCAAGGGTTTCACCCTCCAAACTTACTCTTGTAAGTTGGCACCCAGATATATTGGTCGTTTTGAGATTGTCAGGATGATTAACCCTGCAGTGACCTGGCTCAGACTTCCTCCGGAACTCAAGGTgctcccttcccttcctttcatgtgttgtttcttAAGCCTGTGTCTTCCTGCCCGTTGAGCACCCCAGCCAAGCCCCTCCACCCCCTAACTTGTGGATGGCCATCCAGTCTACACTGTCCGTTGCCTTTTGGATGTTTGTCGTCAGGGCAGAGGTTTCCAATACCTGGTGGTTACGTTCCAGAAGagcaaggtaaatagtttttaaggtgaaatataatggtaaaatcaaaagtagtcagaaacagccaattatacccCAGACCCCAGAGTGTTAACTTGAAAAATGGTCTTTTTAATTCagaaacattgtttgtgtgattcatgaccaaattcaaacaggatcaaaacTGATCATCATGATAGTATTGAATCCGAAGACTAGTATATTCTACTAGTTTAATTTTAAAGATGTGGGGCAGCTCAGCTGGAACAATGACCTCTGTTGGTTAAGCCCAGTCAGCCCCCTCAGTTGATACTTTAATTCAGGCCTCAAAAGTTGAGAGGGAAGTCTGTGTGTCCCGACCCCGGATAAAGCcgaagaagatggatggatggatggatggatggatgggtggatggatagTATTGAATCCGGACATTAGCATATCATACCGGGCCTTATTTTAAAgatgtgtgtataaactacagTGACAGTGGGGCAACTCAGTTGGAACAAAGAGCTCTGTTGGTCAAGCCCAGTCTGCCCCCTCAGATGATACTTTAAACCAGGCCTCCAAAGTTGTTAAAATACAACTGTAAGGTATCTTAGATTAAGTTTGCAGCTGGATTATCAAGATTTATAATTTAGAGGAGTCGCATGTTAATACAAGTTGCAAAGGCCATCACAATAACCTCTTAATGTTGCATCACTCTATATGATGTAGTGACAACTGAATCCCCTGAAGATAAAATCATGACTATAAAACACTGGCACGAGTGGAAATTCTCAGCAGTGAGAAAGACAAGACAGACTGGAAACTGACACTCAAACTGGGTATTACAGATCTGCTCATAACATTTGATCAAACACTTGAACAAtaatttttaaagaaattgtgAATTAATGATCTCTGTCACTGGTTAGAACAACACTGATGGTTATCAGGCAGGAAAATGCTTTTTCAAAGGTGTAACACTTATGTAAAGACATCAGTAGAGCTGAaaatgtgaagatgaagatgtaaatTGAACCTAAATGAACATAAGTACACTGAGCTGGAAATTTGTTGTCGCGttaactttcttcttctttcttctttcaggtCAATGGGAAACTACACCTACAACAGCTTCACACTCCAGCTGGAAGGGTTAAATGTCTCGAATGAGTCGGTCTACCccgtctttctcttcttctttttctcctacCTGTTTATAATGATTACCAATGTGGGTATTGTTGTTCTAATTTTCAATGACAAGAACCTTCACCAGCCGATGTATCTCCTTTTTAGCAACCTGCCATTTAATGACATTATTGGGAACTCTATCATGGTGCCTCGTTTGCTTGTAGACATTTTGCTGCCTCCGTCTGAACGTCTCATCAGTTATTATGAGTGTGTAGTTCAAGCTTTCACTACACATATGTTTGGTACAACTTCTCACACTGTGCTCATGATTATGGCCTTTGACAGATATGTGGCCATCTGTGATCCTCTGCGCTATGCTGCCATAATGACCAACAAAATGGTGATCAAGCTGACAGTTTCTGCCTGGGGAGTGGCCTTGGTTCTGGTCGGGATTCTTCTCGGTCTGACCATACGGCTGAACCGATGCAGGACGATGATCATGAATCCTTACTGTGACAATGCCTCTCTGTTTAAACTCTcctgtgacagtgtgtttattaataatGTGTACGGCCTCACTTTCACTGTCGTCCTGTTCACAGCTTCTATAGGCACCATGGTTCTCACTTACACAAAGATTACAGTCGTCTGTCTGAGCAGTAAGAACAAGTCTTTGAACAGTAAAGCCTTGAAGACCTGCAGCACTCATCTGGTTGTGTATTTGATCATGGTGTTCAATGGATTGTCTATCATTACACTTCATCGTTTCCCTCAATACTCGGATTACAGAAAACTTTGTaccattttgtttcacattatCCCCGGTAGCCTCAACCCCATTATATATGGCATCCAGTCAAAAGAGATAAAGAAGTTTTTCTCAAAGAAGATTTTGCCAAATTACTAACTGttgcagaagagaaaaaaacacagctggtaCTGGGATATTGATAATTTAAACAATTTGCATTGAAAccattttaaatatcaaaaatctGTACACTATTCTATAATGTGTGTGAGACTTTTTcttagataagataagataagataaggacGTTATTAATCCCGAAGGAAATTCTTGCATCTCTCCTAATAGTTTTTACATCAAATGTAGGGAATTAAGGGTTTATATCAATCAACCCAGTCACTGAGTGCTggaacagtgaaaataaaataacgtTTGTCtggtttgaatgaagtgtgttatacaataataaaattaatgtttctgcaaatggagtCCAGTGCATTTGTGGAGGCTGATTGTGGTTCTCTGGTTCAACAAAAAAGGATCTTAATCTCAAAAGAGGTTTGTCTCTGGAAGAGGGATTCTTTCAATAATTTTGTCAAAATCTTAGAACAATTGATGAGGGGGTATTTCTCATCATTTTCTACAAGTAAGAGATGGGTGGCCatctgataaataaaaacattctgtttACTTTTGAAAAGTTTGTTAAAGTTTGTCAAGGTCGATATGTGATTATTACAGGATTCTTATATGGGGAACATATAATGATTTTATGTGTATATGCTCCAAATGTGTACCAAGAAGAATTCTTCTCTAAATTCTTAGCTGATGCCTCTGCAATGTCTGCAACATTCAGTATACTTGAAGGAGACTTTAACTGTGTTAAGAACCCTGAGGTAGACCAACATCCCTGACCAGTCACGTCTAAAATGAGGGAGGCCACCAGAGAGCTATGTGTAGACTTACAGTTGTTTGATGTACAGTGGGAGACTACCCTCCTTATCCATTCAATTATTCAACTATGTGACCTTGGTAATCCGCTCAGAGTTAAAGTCCCAATCAGAGGAGAACCAGCTCTGAgtctaagtccaaatcagaggcaagacagctcagaggctaagtccaaatcagaggtgaggcagcaagtcttcagtccaaaaaggtgtttattccaagagaagaagttataaatccatgaggtaccccaggacaactgagaaatctccctGGATCACCCACTTTTATACCTGGGTCAACATTACCAACGCCCACTTAGACCACCCCACTTCATCATGATCACGCGAAACTGTCATCTactcatttttgaatgtgttatgtaaaagcctacaaaatgtctcacccaggccctaTCTGAGGCCTTaggtgagctgtggctgcacctgtTGCTCACTAACTTCAGCCTTGTTATTATAAAGGGTAACTCAAACATTGGTTATCAGGCTCAAAACTCGTTATTAGAACACAGTTGGGACTGCACAGAATATTTCCCAAATCTATTTATATGCAAGATCATGACCTagatttatttgccactacagATGCTTGGAGAATTCTCCACCCCAGAGTGAGAGATTATACCATTTTTTCTCATCCACACCAAAGTTTATCCTGAGTAGATAATTTCTTTGTCTCAGAGATGGTGTTAGATAGAGTGGAGGAATGTACTCTAGGTATCTGTCTACTATCAGACCATGCAGATACGTCCATTATAgtttctcccctctccccccaACCCACACCACGCTGCTGGCAACTAaatcccatccatccatccatccatccatccatccatccatccatccattcatccatccactGTCAACCGCTTATCCAAAATCGGGTCGCggaggcagcagcttcagtagcCAGCCCCAGACTTCCCTTTCCCCGGTCACATCGGCTAATTCTGACTGTGGAATCCCCAGGTGCTCCCAGGCCAGAGAAGAGTCTACCCCTAGGTCTCCTCCCAGGAACACTCCTGAacgtgccaggaacacctcccgcTTGTACCCGCAATCTcattcttttggtcatgacccatcactcatgaccataggtgagggtagggaCGAAGATTGACTGGTAGATTGAGAGCTTTGCCTTACCTTTTCGTCACAACCATGCGGTGAAGCGCATGCAACATTGCACCGGCTGCTCCGACTTTCCAGTCAATCTCACGCCCCATCattccctcactcgtgaacaaaaACCTCCTCAAAACTACTTTACTTGGGGCAAGGACTCATTCCCCACCCAGAGTAGGTGACTAACTCCCTCACTTTTTAATAGTCCCTTTATGGAAgaacaaattaatatttttctttcaattaaTGATACCAATGATACCAATCCATCAATACTTTGGGATACGGTCAAGGGTTACTTGAGGGAGCCATAATTTCATATAGCACAGCCAGGAAAAGGGAAGTTTTGAGAGAGCAGCTGAATTTAGAGAGATAATTGGCTGATCTTGATAAACAACTAAAGGATAATGACTCTGCAATCCTGTTCAAAAAAGC
This sequence is a window from Acanthopagrus latus isolate v.2019 chromosome 13, fAcaLat1.1, whole genome shotgun sequence. Protein-coding genes within it:
- the LOC119031638 gene encoding olfactory receptor 146-like — encoded protein: MENYTYNSDTLQLEGLNVSEDFTYPLFLFLFFSYLFIIVVNLSIAVLVFIDKNLHQPMYLLFCNLSVNDILGNSFLPRLLVNMLLPPSERLISYYECVVQAFTIHVCNTCSHTVLMIMAFDRYVAICNPLRYAVIMTNKMLIKLTVSAWGVAFVLVGILLGLTIRLNRCRTMIIGLYCNNASLFKLSCENVFINNIYGLTFTIVLFTSSIGTMVLTYTKITVVCLNSKNKSLNSKALKTCSTHLAVYLIMLLSGFSIIILHRFPQYSDYRKFATILYHIIPSSLNPIIYGMQSKEIRRFLSKSKKVLPVKTS
- the LOC119031300 gene encoding olfactory receptor 146-like — its product is MGNYTYNSFTLQLEGLNVSNESVYPVFLFFFFSYLFIMITNVGIVVLIFNDKNLHQPMYLLFSNLPFNDIIGNSIMVPRLLVDILLPPSERLISYYECVVQAFTTHMFGTTSHTVLMIMAFDRYVAICDPLRYAAIMTNKMVIKLTVSAWGVALVLVGILLGLTIRLNRCRTMIMNPYCDNASLFKLSCDSVFINNVYGLTFTVVLFTASIGTMVLTYTKITVVCLSSKNKSLNSKALKTCSTHLVVYLIMVFNGLSIITLHRFPQYSDYRKLCTILFHIIPGSLNPIIYGIQSKEIKKFFSKKILPNY